The Procambarus clarkii isolate CNS0578487 chromosome 76, FALCON_Pclarkii_2.0, whole genome shotgun sequence genome includes a window with the following:
- the LOC138357221 gene encoding elastin-like produces MDTNSARITPSGGVPTGGVPTGGVPTGGVPTGGVPSGGVPTGGVPTGGVPSGGVPTGGVPSGGVPTGGVPTGGVPTGGVPTGGVPSGGVPTGGVPTGGVPSGGVPTGGVPTGGVPTGGVPTGGVPSGGVPTGGVPTGGVPTGGVPSGGVPTGGVPTGGVPTGGVPSGGVPTGGVPTGGVPTGGVPTGGVPTGGVPTGGVPTGGVPTGGVPTGGVYIRQGLDVKSPISVKASM; encoded by the exons AGTGCCCGCATTACCCCCTCTGGTGGAGTGCCCACTGGTGGAGTGCCCACTGGTGGAGTGCCCACTGGTGGAGTGCCCACTGGTGGAGTACCCTCTGGTGGAGTGCCCACTGGTGGAGTGCCCACTGGTGGAGTACCCTCTGGTGGAGTGCCCACTGGTGGAGTACCCTCTGGTGGAGTGCCCACTGGTGGAGTGCCCACTGGTGGAGTGCCCACTGGTGGAGTGCCCACTGGTGGAGTACCCTCTGGTGGAGTGCCCACTGGTGGAGTGCCCACTGGTGGAGTACCCTCTGGTGGAGTACCCACTGGTGGAGTACCCACTGGTGGAGTACCCACTGGTGGAGTGCCCACTGGTGGAGTACCCTCTGGTGGAGTGCCCACTGGTGGAGTGCCCACTGGTGGAGTGCCCACTGGTGGAGTACCCTCTGGTGGAGTGCCCACTGGTGGAGTGCCCACTGGTGGAGTGCCCACTGGTGGAGTACCCTCTGGTGGAGTACCCACTGGTGGAGTGCCCACTGGTGGAGTGCCCACTGGTGGAGTGCCCACTGGTGGAGTGCCCACTGGTGGAGTGCCCACTGGTGGAGTGCCCACTGGTGGAGTACCCACTGGTGGAGTGCCCACTGGTGGA GTCTATATCCGTCAAGGCCTCGATGTGAAAAGTCCTATATCAGTCAAGGCCTCCATGTGA